The following coding sequences lie in one Pseudorca crassidens isolate mPseCra1 chromosome 2, mPseCra1.hap1, whole genome shotgun sequence genomic window:
- the SYPL2 gene encoding synaptophysin-like protein 2 isoform X2, producing MPLCDDESTSKTMHLMGDFSAPAEFFVTLGIFSFFYTIAALVLYLRFHNIYTENRRFPLVDFCVTVSFTFFWLVAAAAWGKGLTDVKGATRPSSLTAAMSVCHGEEAVCSAGATPSMGLANISVLFGFISFFLWAGNCWFVFKETPWHGQGQDQGQGAGQESAAEQGAVEKQ from the exons ATGCCCCTCTGCGACGATGAATCCACCTCCAAGACCATGCATCTCATGGGGGACTTCTCTGCCCCCGCCGAGTTCTTCGTGACCCTGGgcatcttttccttcttctacACCATAGCTGCACTCGTCCTCTACCTGCGTTTCCACAACATCTACACGGAGAACAGGCGCTTCCCCCTGGTG GACTTCTGTGTGACTGTCTCCTTCACCTTTTTCTGGCTGGTAGCTGCAGCTGCCTGGGGCAAGGGCCTGACTGACGTCAAGGGGGCCACACGACCATCCAGCCTGACAGCAGCCATGTCTGTGTGCCATGGAGAGGAGGCGGTGTGCAGTGCCGGGGCCACGCCCTCCATGGGACTGGCCAACATCTCCGTG CTCTTTGGCTTTATCAGCTTCTTCCTGTGGGCCGGGAACTGTTGGTTTGTGTTCAAGGAGACCCCGTGGCACGGGCAGGGCCAGGACCAGGGCCAGGGCGCCGGCCAGGAGAGCGCAGCTGAGCAGGGAGCGGTGGAGAAGCAGTAA